The genomic DNA TTGTTCAATCCACTTTTACATGAACGTATCATATCATAAATTACTTTTTGTATACTTAAGCCTCACAATTAGCTTTGGTAGcatgtggtttttgttttgggtGTGTTGGGATAGTTGTGTTGGGTGTTTGTGTTTTTAGGTGTTATGCCTATTTTAGGCACCTCTTGTACTTTTATCTTTCATCGTTCTGTCCGCGAGTTGTTGTGCTTCTTGTACAAACTTGGctgattcaaaacaaaaacaaaaattaactcaCTTTTATTATGAATCAGTTTTATAGaatcaattcatttaaaattaatttttgtcacCTCAGAACCAAACGGTTTAGGAAGAGCCAAAAGTGATTCCAAAcacataaaattgattttaacatgtttATGTGATATTGTTTAGAATTGAATTTGTctctagaattgattctaacttgaagctaTTATTTGTGAGCCGGTACTTGTCATAGGTGATATGAGCTTTGAGAACTTGTTAGATAGGAGACAAGGTGGAATGATGATTGGTAGTTTGTTTTATGGCAAATAAATGATAATGTTAGAGTAAAGTAAACACTCACtttaatgtgtttcatgtggaGAAGAAAAGAAGGAGTGGGAAAGCAAGAGGGGGTAGtgcttattcttcaaatatGACATTCATTATACCTTTATATTTATCCTATAACTACCTATGATCTCTGATAAGATTTTCAGTTACCCATTGTAACACTCATTTGAATCAAGGCATCAACCAATGTGAAGTTGGCTGTTGAGTTTTGAGTAGTCAGAAGTAGTTTTCCGCCAAGTCCTGTTAATCTGATAATTCATAAATATTGCAGACTGCTTCCACTGCAGCAGAAGGGGAGTTACCTCCCACGCATCCCATTCGATTGGGCTTGGCTTTGAACTTCTCTGtcttttattatgaaattttgaactcTCCTGAAAGGTATgcatattattgttattatgaaatttgaacTATCCTGAAACTTCGGTGATATTTTTAGCATGACACTCCTCATATTTCAGGGCATGTCACCTTGCTAAGCAGGCATTTGATGAAGCAATCTCTGAGTTGGATACTCTTAATGAGGAGTCTTACAAAGACAGCACATTGATTATGCAGCTTCTAAGGGACAACCTCACATTGTGGACTTCTGACATCCCTGAAGATGGAGgtaattattaattgaaattagtATTCTTTTCTAGTATGTTAGCTGGACTCGATCTGAAATGTGAATGAAGTAAATCCAaatcatttatctttatttgaTAGAATTAAGGATGAAAATAGGTCAAACCAACCGACGGGGGCCAATGGCCCTACCCCAAGCTAGAACATGCTGTTTTTTAAATAGACAATGCTAAGACTTTTTTAGATGCCTATTTAGCTAAAAGAagtttatgttgatgacatgTTAGTTCAGGTGGCCCCTCCATGACTGTGTTATGGGTAACACAATATGTACATTGTCTTACTGACCTGATAAAGATTCTTTCTTTATCATGTCTCATAGCAGTGTCCAAAAGTAGAGATGGTAACAACTTTAGGGAACTAGATCTTGATTTGTCCCGATGTTTGATCAAAACTCCAGAATATTTATTCCTTCTAGCTTTATTTTGATTTGAGTTGTTGTAGGAAGCTGATAATCATGCAATTTGTTTATGTAACTGGTAGTGGCGTGTCATTCATTGTATCCTTAACGTGTTCAAAATCAAATGCCTCAGTTTCTGATGTACTTTCTTATTCTAAGCTCGAAGCATCTTAggaaacattttttaaatattatggaAGAGGTTTAGCTCTGCTGTATAGAAAGATTAAAATCTCTGAACAACAGAACAAGCGAGGGGCATTCTATATTTTACTCATTTTAGCCAACAATTAAGCGATCTTTTTTGCAGTGTTAACATTTTCATCATGGTTTCCAGTAAACTTTATTCCTATTTTGCTGTTATTTTAAAACTTggctattttctttataattttcaaGTGAATAATATTACTTACCTCGTTTTTTAACAGATGAGGAACATAAGGTGGAATCTTCAGGAGCTGTTGGAGGTGAAAATGCATAGGTAGGCATAATTGACCGAACTCTGTGACCAAATCTAGTTTTGTATTTTCATATCTGTATTCTTTTGGTGTTCTAACACTATGTGTACCGACTTAACAGTTGGTATTTGGGTTTTAGTTTTAACTTAACAAAAGTTATGTTTTGCAGTGAAGAGAAGCAGATATAAGCTAGGAATTTGCGGTGTGCATACAAGAAGGCTACTCTGTTGACACCTTTGAGTGTTTATCATTATGATGTTGTGATAAGAGCATGAAGTTCGTTGCATGAAGTCGAGGTTGCATGGTGTTTGACTGTAATTTAACGTTTGCTTCGTTTTGACGGTACATATCTGCAAAAGGGATGCTGACTTAAATTATACTGGGATACCATTAAAAATgtgtccttataaatataatgttgatttcaaaatatatttattattattattttaaattttaatatacccCTTATTAATACTAAAGGCCGAAGAATGAACATCATCAGATTCATTTTAGTGTGAAAAGGGATGTATCACTGGAATGGAAGTGCATCTGATTCATCTTGTGTGATATAAGAGTGAGATATGGAGTTGTTAATAGAGGGTAGTAATTGGTGAGCATGGGTGGGTGGTAAAAATGTGGATGAAGAGACAGACGCAAAAATGCATTACAAGTTCAATTCTTTTCTTATACGAATTCGTTCTTTTTCTATACATTTCTTTTTCGCTTTACACTCGCTTaccaatttttctatttttgcgCTAGATTTTGTGCCAgtagtttttgttatttttcatttattttaatatatcttaagtttataaaaaaaaaatgtcttaattttaatttatccaATCTTtctaattcaaaatcaaaaactacTATAATGCTagtttatttttgggttaaatatgtttttggtcctataaatatgtcaactttttgttttagtcgttctaaaaaatttcttcaacttttagtcctcaaaaaattttcatcttcacttttggtcccttctttaaagtaaactcttatggaaaattcatatttttgaataaaattttgcaggaaaattcataatataataacaatatctcccaaaaaaaagttagaatctTATAAccaaacatgaatttaatatgtatttttatgttttaaggataaaaattaatattcaatttgtgttttgttaaattctatttttttttttgaaatatttttagaatattttacacatttctacacaatttcattaaaaaagtacaaaaaataaattaaaaatagggaccaaaagtagtgattgaaaattttatagggactaaaagttgaaggaaaattttaaaggcactaaaacgaaaagttggtatatttatagggatcaaaaacatatttaaccctttattttttcattttgataatatttaatgttagtttttttttttttttacaaaaatagatgatattcattcattcaaaatgataaagtacatcgatataatacAAACTCAAAGTAGCTAAAAACCAAAAGGATGCATATGCGAACAAATTCACAACATCTATGTTATTAGCATAATACAAAGAGTACATGAGCCTTCAAATATTCAAGTCACCGAAATATTCATGTTTTCGAACCTATGTTGACGATACATAAGTCGTTGATTGAATATGCACTTgatcaaaactattttttcaacctaaataaaataaacaccgAACTaagatgtaaaataaaaaatacaccgcacaaagacggaaaatcaaaataaacaaagtcgTGCTAGAcgacaaaaacacaaaaacaaacgaaaaaaaaaaactaatgatgATAAGATATTAAATTAATGATAGATTGAAGTTGTGAATTGCTTTAAATTGTTATGGTTATAATCAAGAGCGTGTTGATGAGATAACACAAGTCTCTTTTAGTTTAACTAAGGTCCTAGATTCGAATTCAGTATTGAGCATGCATGAGCGTTAAACTccttagggtctgtttggttgaATGTTTTTTGAGGGGTGGGGAGGGGATATTTTTAACTCGacgtgtttggttcaatttataAGAATAAGGGGAGGAGAATAGAGCAAAACCCCTCCTTAACTCATTTATCGTATCTCtgtaaattatatttatcatttttatatatttatgtagaattttttttttttttttttttggtcttagatgaagtggtaatccactgaaaataaactcacacacaactgtgaggtcccgggttcgaacccgggtcacaacgtccggccttgcaattttggcatttgccagttgagctaggacttctagactatgtagaatttttattttattgagtaaGATCGATTGTCGAACCTCCCTTTgtaaattagttaattttaaGGGTAAAAAGAtacattaattttgaaattcttcCTCTCCTCTCGtgaataaaacatatttttaattctAGCCAGTTGATAgagacatgcattgttatatgcaggtcggggttcgaacctaggacaccccacttattcatcttgaaaaagatgaattctagcctctaaactacttgacaaaaaaaaaaaaaattaattaaaatctcttctttttttttaaggacctttcttttgaaccaaacattaattttttttttttttttttgcacaagctaaaatgagatatattaaaatTGCGCATGAAACACCCTGCACAAGATGTGCAAAGAGTGCGACACCGCTAAGTATTTACAAACAACCCGGTGCCAAAGGAACCGACACCgtcaacaaaaataacaaaaaactaCTGATGCACTCCCATACAAAGGAGCGGACGAGTACATCAGTCATAATAACTGTAACTAAATGAAGTACTCTTTGCtttcatcaacaaaaaagaattacATTTGACTTTGTCCAAAAGATTGACAGAATGTGTTGCCTCGTTTTGGAAAATACGTTTGTTTCTGTCTTTCCATATCAACCAAACACAAGCATACCAAATAGCTGTATAATATGAGTGTGTACACCGAGGAAAACCCGCCATAAAACAAAACTGGATGTGGTGCTGTCGTAAATCATTAGAATAAACCAAAGACAAGCCTAACCAAGTTGCTACCAATGACCataaaattaatgaattatCGCACCGTAAAAATAAATGACTTGTTGTTTCGGGAACATCACAACCAATCACGCACATAACATTATTTGCGTGGAGAATATTTCTTCTTAACAAATTGCCTCGAGTCAGAAGTCGATTGCGAAGGAGGCGCCACACAAACAGAGACACCTTGGATGGTATGTAACTGTGCCAAACCTTGTCAACGGAACTCCTGTCTAAATGATCCCATGACTAGTAATGAAGCGATATGCCTCCCGCACCAAATAACCATGTACAGTGTCAAGAGTTCAACTCCATTTATCAATAGTATTAACCTGTAAAATAAAGTGATCCAATAATAGTGAACACTCCCtcacactctcctcctcccaagccaacattaatttaatcaaaacacCTCCTTTGCCCTTTCCTCCATTATAATCAATCCCTTCTTTAGAACTAAACGGACCCTTAGAAAGAATTTACGGTTCATTTAAGTTCAACAAAACTCGAAAATTTAGTGTACAAAATTGCGCACGAGCACATCAGATTTAcacccaaaaaaattgttatggtGATATCGTACCAATTAAAAGAATTGGGCAATTACCTTAAACAAAAAAAGGAATGGGTCATCATTTATGTTCATCATTGAATTACTCGTTTAATGCATCATTtgcaaaattcaacttttttttactaaattataaCCTCTTTAATTCGGTTGTAAACTTGTAGTGCTGCCTTGTTACTATGTTAGTAGTACTGTTTGATtaagtttaaataaataaataaaattggttagaaataatgttttttatacACCATttagtcactattataaacaaaattttattttttaggttcattcaataaatgatatatgaGGTCTATGTTATAAAccacatttattatttattcaatgaacaaaaaatatgaatttttgcttataagatttaatttgttatatatatatatagttataaaaataagttattttcaagGGAATGATTATAAAAATGGttaggattttttattttttatttttgaggaaaaaaatggTTAGGAATATTGTTTACTgtatttgtgtttttctttaaaGTTTCGGATTGTGCATAATTTCCTTTGAGGAGGGGTTTTGCATAATTGGTTAGTAATGCCATTAATGACAATTTGAAATTATGGTATTGTTGGAAGGGACAcgatattttttcttctaaagccattataaatctgccttaaatattattttagtattATGTAAGAGTTAATACTTAATTGATTTAGAATCACATAGATAGGGAGAAATTGTAGGAGCTTCATTACCTTCAattaaaaatgatgaaaaaatggaatataaaaatattggcAATATGTAAGAGTTAATACTTATTGATTTAGAATCTGTTAGATAGGGGAGAAATTGTAGGATCTCACATTATTGCATGATTAGACCAACGTGGTTCTTCCCctataaataaatcattttcaagtttcaCAATGCAATATATTGTACTCAAATTTCACCATGAATATGGATAACCTAAGAAAGAAAAACACAGGGCGTAGAAAGATTGAGATCAAAAAGCTTGAAAAAGAAACCAACAAGCAAGTCACTTTCTCAAAAAGAAGACAAGGTTTATTCCGAAAAGCGAGTGAACTTTGCACTTTATGTGATGTTCATGCAGCCATCATCGTGTTTTCTCCTGCTGGCAAACTACACTGTTTCGGTGAACCAAACACCGACCAAATCCTTAATAGCTACATCAATGGAACCATTGAGTTTGATGTTTCAAACTCAACGGGAAATTCTTCGACCTACAAAGAGTACAATAAACAATATGAGGAGGCACTAAAGGTGTTGGAAATGGAAAAACAGAAACTTGCTGATGTTGAAAATTTGACTAAGATTTGGAATATGGGTAACTGGTGGAATGAATCTATTGATGAGATGAATAGTGATCAGCTTGAAGAATTTATGGAGTCCATTTCTGAGTTAAAGAGGAAGCTACTTGAAAAGGCTGATGAACATGCGAATACCATGATGTTTTCTATGTTGTAGAATTGTGTTTGTTGTCAATGAATAAAGTTTTCTTTCAGTagtttccttttcttttattttcctttttgttaCGGTTCTTTTGATCTGCACTTGGTATTCTGCAATCAATATTCAgtttaatggtaattttatttgGATGTTTTTCTCACACCATGTGCTTATTtgatcatgtttttatttttatttaatcacgTCATCATGAtcttttcttataaaattatcATCGAGGACTAATGATCTGTATATTACGAATTGAACCCATTCAATATTCTGTAAaccctagctcaactggcaatcTGATATTGCTAGGTTGGATCCCTTTTGAACCTGGAATCCAGTTGTACAAGTTTGAGTCATGTTTGCCACCCAAAATTATCAATTGCCACAGTAGGCAAATTAGTGAGGCATAAAGATTCAAGGAACACTGTTATCTCAACCTGACTATTGACTGATGAAACATAAGTTCATACTAAGGTAATGAAATTAAGTAAACTAACCGCTGCTACACTATTAATAACAAAAATAGATAAGATTTATTCACACATGTGTACATACAACAAAGCCTCATGCAACTTCACTTGAAAAGGCTAAAAGATACAGATGACTACTcatgaatgaaaattaaaagaatgttaaaaaaagaaagcagCAAGAAATTATGTATCGCTCCAGTTATCGTCATCTTCACCATCATCACTTGCGACAACCTGCAATTTTCTCGATTATGGATGCAATGTTAGATATCAAATGCAAACGCCGGAAACGTTAAGGAGAAAGAAGAACGATGAGTACCTGTCGAATTGCATTTGCTTTCTCCAAAATTGCTGTAACTTTGACGTTTGTAGTGGGACCCGTTGTGACATTTGACTTTCCTGTTACTGTAGGCCTCAGGTTGAAGGACTGAGCCAATTAATGATAAAGCAATGCAGAAGTTAGATACAATAACTTTGATTACTTGATTTGTAACTTTGAATCATCATGCAAAGTTAACGTTATTAgagataactttttttttaagaaggttttattattttaaaatttgacaatTTGGAGGACGAAAAATGAATGTTTACCATTAAATCGTTGATATTTTTAATGACTACTTACTTTGGTTCTGATTTGATAAAGGAAATCTTCTTTTTCATCTATATCTTTTCCCATTCTCAACTGGTTTGCTTCTTTCTGAACATTCAACTTTGGTGGTCCGAGCTGCAGGAAAGGCAGAACAAGACGAATACTTTGTTAGATTCCATTAACAATCATAGTTAAATAAATGTAATATCTGAGGAAAAAAAGATGCATGACCAAACGAGTACCTTTTCCTTCAACTTATTTATAATAGCGTCATAAGACTCGAAACCATCGTGATTAcgttgtattttctcaaccttggCATGCCTAGGTTGTTGGAAGATAGTAGATTCTGGAAGATTTTGATCACTAAGATGTTCAGCATCTTCAGACATAGAATTTTGTGTCTCATTTGACTTATCCAACTGCGGTTTTGTGACTCTCCATTGTGTTGGAGGAActggaggaggtggtggtggtcgAGTAGGCTCTGCATGACTATGTGATGTAACATCTTTATTGCATTCATGATGTCTGTTACTTTCTTTCTCATGTACAGGATTCACATTTTCAAAACTTGGAAAATCAAGTAAAGACCCTGATAAGGAAGGTTCTACGCCATTCATATGTTCATTGTTTAGGTCAGTGTCATTATTGGACAATCTGCCATGTTCTTTGGTACTCAAGCTAGATTCAGCTGATGAACTTCTGTGAGGAGAATCGTGTATGCCATGGTCACTGCTTTCGGGAGTTTCATCGGATTCCCACTGATCAGAATCATAGTCAGAACGAGGGGTATGGCAATCATCTGATGCACAGGGAGATGATCTACAGAAAGTGTCATCACCATCAGAGTGAGAGCCCAAATCGTCCATAGGAATCGAAGAGTCTGGGACCAATTGGAACGATGGAAACATATCCATTATACTTTCATGACGGTTACCTCCATCAGGAAATTGCAGTTTTAGCTTTGAGGTTTCAAGTCCACTGAGAGGTTGGAAGGATATTTTCATATGTTCAAGTGGCGGTGAAGGAGGGAGTGAATCTATAGGATATCTGAAACTAACTTTCTCTTTGAAGGTTGTCTCAGGTTGTTGTAAATGTCTTACAACGCTGTTTTGTTCACTCTGCTCCAATATAACAGATTTCAAAGAACTATAGGGTCCagatttttcatcaaaagaAACTTTGCGGTTGAAGCTTTTTATTAATAATCTATGACCAAGTCCAAACACCTGCGATGAGTTTTCACCATTTCCCTGATTAGGTTCAGCACAATCCTTGGTGTCAGCGACGGCAGTTAGAACAGTTCTAGGTGCAGTCGAATTGGCTTCCACCAAATTGTTTCTCTTAGTGTGACCATTATTCTGCTGAGAACCAATGGAGGTATATTCAGAGGCACAAGCCTGGTCATCATATCTAGAACTTGATTCCTTGAGAATCTGTTGAGGAACCTTTTCTGATAATTCATGTCCCTCTTTGTGAGCGCAATCATTGCTCTTTTGTATGGAATTGCCAAGTGAACCACCATTCATATCATTTTTCAAGCTTAAAGACCCTTGATTTAAGGAACTTGACATGGTAAAGTCAGGAGGTTTTGATGGCTCAAGTCCTAATAATCCACCATTAGTCCAGAACCTAACCGAATTATCACTGAAAGACTCTTTATGTGCATCTTCATATTTGAAGATATTATTGATCTTACCTGCGTTTTCATCTGGTAATTTAGAGCCAGAAGATGGTGTATCAGTTATAATGGGTGTTGACACTGCATCACTAACGGTAGGAGAATCAATGGAGGTATGAGTCCCTACTAAGTGATCCAAAACAGAATTATCATGTGTGTGAAGATCCCTTTCAGAGATGGGACTATCAGAGGAATGAGAATCAGCTACATTATTGGTTATTTCTTGGGTAGAAGAAACATCTGATGAGCTCACATATCCCAAATTAGATGCATGTGGCTCTGAAGTAAGAGGAGCAATTTCTGGTAGTGTGTCAGGAAAATTGTCAAACGTTTCTTTGCGGTAAGGAACATCTGATGGACTCGCAGGTTCAAAATCAGGTGTAAGTGGTTCTGATGTGAGATGAGAAATTTCTTGCAGCGAGTTAGGCAAACCATGGATTACTTCTTGGTCCGAGTAAAAAGTGTCTTTTGTCACTTTTTCAATATCAGGAATATCTGGTGTAGTCTCTGATCCCAAATTAGAAGCATATAACTCTGACTTGAGAGGAGGATTTTCTTGTAGCGAGTCAGGAATATCGCTGTCTAATAAATTAGAATGAGATTCAGTGCCTCCATTTTCAACGATTTCACGAGTGACATGTGAGGCGAATTGCTGTACCTCTCGTTTTGTTTCATAGTCAAGATCAACTTCGGATTCAGAATCGATGGAGTTAAGAGCATCCACAAAATTATCATTATCAGGTTCACTGTCAATATCATCTGCTTGAATCTCTCCGAAGACTGGTTTCAGGATTCTTTcttcattaaataaaatatcattgtaATCAATATTTGATATGTTAACAGCCTCACTCACATGCATATCCGAGTCGCATTTTTCAACAAGCCTCTCTGGAGTTTTATCTGCCTCACAGGCTTGACTATTGGATTCCAATATCTCTTCCTTCTCATCCCAAGTAACACCTGATGAAGAAGAGGCGATTTGCTTTTCCAAAGAATCATTCGAAATATTATCATCTATAGGAGGTGATACCGACTTAGGAGGAGATACTGACTTAAGATTATCCGTTTTTGGTGTCAACCTTGAAGAGGATGGTTCCTTACAATCCTGCTCATCAGGCTGCATGGAATTATTTGGATGGAAAACACATTCAATGTAGCCAGCACCAGACTTTGAATCAAAAGAATTTGAACGATCTTCCACGTCTGATctcattgtcatgtctattgtGGAGGCTGTTCGCGAAGAAGTCCGTCCATTGATTGAGGGAGAAATAAATTGCATACTGTGTAGTCAATGCACTCTGTAAGTGTTGATTCTGAATATATAATATGAATGCACTATGCAATAAGTACTTATACAATGGAAACAGAAAGTACACCTGCCACTATTTCCAAGCATCTGTTCACCCCTCAAAAGTCCGCTGTTCCTTCGCGATGACCGTCTCTTctgtcaaatatttttcatataagcaaaaataacttttttcaaataaattaaatgcatGCGTCTTTTGGGAACAAAACTTAGTTAAAAACACTCTTCCCACTGAAATACTTGGATCAATATTGTACCTTGATTTTACGGGATTTCCTAGCCTTTTCAGTCTTCTCAGAGTATCGTTCTTCTGAATCTGCAGATACTCTCTTGAAGAAGGTTGGATCTGAATATCTCCTGAAGCAAGATCCTGGACCACCTGTATCGAATCTGATTGACACAAAATATTCCATTAACCACTATAGGACACTTTATTTAACCAGGATTAACCGAGTACCATAAACAATTTGGAAGTTGTTTAACTGTTTAAGCCTTATTAACCAACTAATCTTGCTATTcttaaaacagaaaaacaacaGAGCGGGAGGAAGAAATTAATTAACTGTTTAAGCTTTCGTACTTGGCTAATCTTACTATTCGCAAACAGAAAACAACATATGGGGAGGAAGGGAATCGAAAGAAATTCAACATACTTATCAAGCAAGTGCATTCGCGGAGGGTCACGGCATTCTTCATATGAATCCATAATAAAGGGAGGCAAGTCATTGTATATGAAATGATTTCGAGCAGTTTTTATTCGCGGATGCCATTCACAACCTGAAAGAAAACTggttttcattaaaaacaactaTATTGTCCGAATATCAAAATCACAACCATTTAATAATGTAATATTCCATAATTTGGATTAAAATCTAtagatatatgttatttgtgcAAATATATCCTACTTCAACTTGTTTGCTCAAATATTTTCTGAATCAGGTTAGAGTTAATGTGCTTCTTTCATAACATATATAACAATATTTCCGCTAAATTCAGacataaaaaatcataataataatatttccaGTAAATTCACATGCAGGACGAGATCATTGTCTAAAATAACCATACCAGCTGTGTAGGCAAAGTGTATGTGACTTGTTTGTGCCAATACAGCCTTCTCCAAGGGAGGTAGGGAAGCTTCAATATTTTGAACACGAACCATCAATTTGTGACTCCTAGAAGCCGTTGTTGTCACTTGCTCCTGCAGACCATGAAACACCTCTGCTGCAAAACTACATTTACAAAAAAGTTTCATTGGTAAAACTCAACATGAACA from Medicago truncatula cultivar Jemalong A17 chromosome 8, MtrunA17r5.0-ANR, whole genome shotgun sequence includes the following:
- the LOC11406151 gene encoding SCAR-like protein 2, translating into MPLVRLQVKNEFGLGGPELYRDANRDDPKALLDGVAVAGLVGILRQLGDLADFAAEVFHGLQEQVTTTASRSHKLMVRVQNIEASLPPLEKAVLAQTSHIHFAYTAGCEWHPRIKTARNHFIYNDLPPFIMDSYEECRDPPRMHLLDKFDTGGPGSCFRRYSDPTFFKRVSADSEERYSEKTEKARKSRKIKKRRSSRRNSGLLRGEQMLGNSGSMQFISPSINGRTSSRTASTIDMTMRSDVEDRSNSFDSKSGAGYIECVFHPNNSMQPDEQDCKEPSSSRLTPKTDNLKSVSPPKSVSPPIDDNISNDSLEKQIASSSSGVTWDEKEEILESNSQACEADKTPERLVEKCDSDMHVSEAVNISNIDYNDILFNEERILKPVFGEIQADDIDSEPDNDNFVDALNSIDSESEVDLDYETKREVQQFASHVTREIVENGGTESHSNLLDSDIPDSLQENPPLKSELYASNLGSETTPDIPDIEKVTKDTFYSDQEVIHGLPNSLQEISHLTSEPLTPDFEPASPSDVPYRKETFDNFPDTLPEIAPLTSEPHASNLGYVSSSDVSSTQEITNNVADSHSSDSPISERDLHTHDNSVLDHLVGTHTSIDSPTVSDAVSTPIITDTPSSGSKLPDENAGKINNIFKYEDAHKESFSDNSVRFWTNGGLLGLEPSKPPDFTMSSSLNQGSLSLKNDMNGGSLGNSIQKSNDCAHKEGHELSEKVPQQILKESSSRYDDQACASEYTSIGSQQNNGHTKRNNLVEANSTAPRTVLTAVADTKDCAEPNQGNGENSSQVFGLGHRLLIKSFNRKVSFDEKSGPYSSLKSVILEQSEQNSVVRHLQQPETTFKEKVSFRYPIDSLPPSPPLEHMKISFQPLSGLETSKLKLQFPDGGNRHESIMDMFPSFQLVPDSSIPMDDLGSHSDGDDTFCRSSPCASDDCHTPRSDYDSDQWESDETPESSDHGIHDSPHRSSSAESSLSTKEHGRLSNNDTDLNNEHMNGVEPSLSGSLLDFPSFENVNPVHEKESNRHHECNKDVTSHSHAEPTRPPPPPPVPPTQWRVTKPQLDKSNETQNSMSEDAEHLSDQNLPESTIFQQPRHAKVEKIQRNHDGFESYDAIINKLKEKLGPPKLNVQKEANQLRMGKDIDEKEDFLYQIRTKSFNLRPTVTGKSNVTTGPTTNVKVTAILEKANAIRQVVASDDGEDDDNWSDT
- the LOC11411373 gene encoding agamous-like MADS-box protein AGL62 translates to MNMDNLRKKNTGRRKIEIKKLEKETNKQVTFSKRRQGLFRKASELCTLCDVHAAIIVFSPAGKLHCFGEPNTDQILNSYINGTIEFDVSNSTGNSSTYKEYNKQYEEALKVLEMEKQKLADVENLTKIWNMGNWWNESIDEMNSDQLEEFMESISELKRKLLEKADEHANTMMFSML